A window from Sceloporus undulatus isolate JIND9_A2432 ecotype Alabama chromosome 8, SceUnd_v1.1, whole genome shotgun sequence encodes these proteins:
- the FAM234A gene encoding protein FAM234A isoform X2, protein MRPWRSPAASLPPRQRQEARPRPFCAAGPGPEGAAMEGTAEARPLRNQEPKAAAEAEAEAGGGSSGGRRSRWRTAAFFASLFLSLAAVFAFSFAVPCPVRPRSERAWSRSYDDAAAFPFLELADADEDGVQDALFAFRAAAVGTGGRNGSRGWKEPCAEAGLRSPCAFLAAHAGTNGSLLWLKPVAQDLQLLDCAWEHGGKPACLLLGKPGPLAALDLETGQTLWQETANFTANSTVLSPLLKVPSIHKEGALDLLVFAEAGEELIGSFYSGTDGTQIGSSVTLQLPNCLGHLMHVTSKGAHYVLFYTGRAAQLTGLFSLGSGKGLFGYSVKEIYRMAVPLPAHPSTSLKEDPHWEAAIESVTHQISLLSLRGIRSLTKMTRKPGSNILVTGSATLELVDGQHLGSVWVTDIPHILREPVLGAYDPDEVDVILESQVSAKKKMVKIVEGSSGDIEWEVELLHPEAGSPRPATLPTADHRSAFLFWGRYQENTNRTGSPDETLQPQEQHLYLFHPSLPNVLLEMSNCTEPIIAFAGVLFERSRHACYVLLTGPQVSGTSTGHVVLTKRKLKEDVAGGRVVWLSQVAQDTEQNVRERLLRMRYRSLP, encoded by the exons ATGCGCCCTTGGAGGAGTCCGGCTGCTAGCCTCCCTCCTCGCCAGCGACAGGAAGCCAGGCCCCGGCCCTTCTGCGCCGCCGGGCCTGGTCCCGAGGGCGCCGCCATGGAGGGCACGGCGGAGGCGCGTCCGCTGAGGAACCAGGAGCCcaaggcggcggcggaggcggaggcggaggcgggcgGCGGAAGCAGCGGAGGGCGGCGCTCGCGGTGGCGGACGGCGGCCTTCTTCGCCTCGCTGTTCCTGAGCCTGGCGGCCGTCTTCGCCTTCTCCTTCGCCGTCCCTTGCCCGGTGAGGCCGCGCTCCGAAAGGGCCTGGAGCCGCTCCTACGACGACGCCG CGGCCTTCCCGTTCCTGGAGCTGGCGGACGCAGACGAGGACGGCGTGCAGGATGCCCTCTTCGCCTTCAGGGCTGCTGCGGTGGGGACCGGGGGCAGGAACGGCAGCCGAGGCTGGAAGGAGCCCTGCGCGGAGGCCG gcttgCGCTCCCCCTGCGCCTTCCTGGCGGCCCACGCGGGCACCAACGGCAGCCTCCTCTGGCTGAAGCCGGTGGCCCAAGACCTGCAGCTGCTGGACTGCGCCTGGGAGCACGGCGGGAAGCCGGCCTGCCTCCTCCTGGGGAAGCCGGGGCCCCTGGCAGCCCTCGACTTGGAGACAG GCCAGACGCTGTGGCAGGAGACGGCCAACTTCACCGCAAACTCCACTGTGCTGAGTCCTTTGCTCAAGGTCCCCAGCATTCATAAGGAGGGAGCGCTGGATCTTTTGGTCTTCGCAGAAGCTGGAGAGGAG TTAATAGGATCCTTCTACTCTGGGACAGATGGCACTCAGATCGGATCCAGTGTTACCTTACAGCTGCCAAATTGCCTGGGCCACCTCATGCATGTCACATCCAAGGGTGCCCACTATGTCCTCTTTTACACTG GCAGGGCTGCTCAGCTCACTGGGCTCTTTTCTCTTGGCTCAGGAAAAGGCCTCTTTGGCTACTCGGTGAAGGAGATCTACCGCATGGCTGTACCCTTGCCGGCCCATCCAAGCACCAGCCTGAAGGAGGACCCCCACTGGGAAGCAGCTATTGAGAGCGTCACTCACCAGATCTCCCTACTCAG CTTGAGAGGAATTCGTTCTCTGACCAAGATGACCAGGAAGCCAGGAAGCAACATTTTGGTGACAGGTTCAGCCACATTGGAGCTGGTAGATGGGCAGCACCTGGGCTCCGTGTGGGTCACTGACATCCCCCACATCCTGAG GGAGCCTGTCCTTGGGGCCTACGATCCTGACGAGGTTGATGTTATCCTTGAAAGCCAAGTTTCAGCCAAGAAGAAAATG GTGAAGATTGTGGAGGGCAGCTCCGGGGACATCGAGTGGGAGGTGGAGCTGCTGCACCCAGAGGCAGGGAGCCCCCGTCCGGCTACCCTCCCAACAGCTGATCACAGATCTGCCTTCCTCTTCTGGGGCCGGTaccaagaaaacactaacagGACT GGGTCCCCCGATGAAACCTTGCAGCCACAGGAGCAGCACCTCTACCTGttccacccctccctccccaatgTTCTCCTGGAGATGAGCAACTGCACAGAGCCCATTATTGCCTTTGCAG GGGTCCTTTTTGAGCGGAGCCGACATGCCTGCTACGTACTGCTGACCGGGCCCCAAGTGAGCGGCACTTCCACCGGACATGTGGTGCTCACAAAGCGGAAGCTGAAGGAGGATGTTGCTGGCGGCCGGGTGGTCTGGCTCAGCCAGGTGGCCCAGGACACTGAACAGAACGTCCGGGAGCGGCTCCTCCGGATGAGATACCGCAGCCTCCCGTGA
- the FAM234A gene encoding protein FAM234A isoform X1 gives MRPWRSPAASLPPRQRQEARPRPFCAAGPGPEGAAMEGTAEARPLRNQEPKAAAEAEAEAGGGSSGGRRSRWRTAAFFASLFLSLAAVFAFSFAVPCPVRPRSERAWSRSYDDAAAFPFLELADADEDGVQDALFAFRAAAVGTGGRNGSRGWKEPCAEAGLRSPCAFLAAHAGTNGSLLWLKPVAQDLQLLDCAWEHGGKPACLLLGKPGPLAALDLETGQTLWQETANFTANSTVLSPLLKVPSIHKEGALDLLVFAEAGEELIGSFYSGTDGTQIGSSVTLQLPNCLGHLMHVTSKGAHYVLFYTGKGLFGYSVKEIYRMAVPLPAHPSTSLKEDPHWEAAIESVTHQISLLSLRGIRSLTKMTRKPGSNILVTGSATLELVDGQHLGSVWVTDIPHILREPVLGAYDPDEVDVILESQVSAKKKMVKIVEGSSGDIEWEVELLHPEAGSPRPATLPTADHRSAFLFWGRYQENTNRTGSPDETLQPQEQHLYLFHPSLPNVLLEMSNCTEPIIAFAGVLFERSRHACYVLLTGPQVSGTSTGHVVLTKRKLKEDVAGGRVVWLSQVAQDTEQNVRERLLRMRYRSLP, from the exons ATGCGCCCTTGGAGGAGTCCGGCTGCTAGCCTCCCTCCTCGCCAGCGACAGGAAGCCAGGCCCCGGCCCTTCTGCGCCGCCGGGCCTGGTCCCGAGGGCGCCGCCATGGAGGGCACGGCGGAGGCGCGTCCGCTGAGGAACCAGGAGCCcaaggcggcggcggaggcggaggcggaggcgggcgGCGGAAGCAGCGGAGGGCGGCGCTCGCGGTGGCGGACGGCGGCCTTCTTCGCCTCGCTGTTCCTGAGCCTGGCGGCCGTCTTCGCCTTCTCCTTCGCCGTCCCTTGCCCGGTGAGGCCGCGCTCCGAAAGGGCCTGGAGCCGCTCCTACGACGACGCCG CGGCCTTCCCGTTCCTGGAGCTGGCGGACGCAGACGAGGACGGCGTGCAGGATGCCCTCTTCGCCTTCAGGGCTGCTGCGGTGGGGACCGGGGGCAGGAACGGCAGCCGAGGCTGGAAGGAGCCCTGCGCGGAGGCCG gcttgCGCTCCCCCTGCGCCTTCCTGGCGGCCCACGCGGGCACCAACGGCAGCCTCCTCTGGCTGAAGCCGGTGGCCCAAGACCTGCAGCTGCTGGACTGCGCCTGGGAGCACGGCGGGAAGCCGGCCTGCCTCCTCCTGGGGAAGCCGGGGCCCCTGGCAGCCCTCGACTTGGAGACAG GCCAGACGCTGTGGCAGGAGACGGCCAACTTCACCGCAAACTCCACTGTGCTGAGTCCTTTGCTCAAGGTCCCCAGCATTCATAAGGAGGGAGCGCTGGATCTTTTGGTCTTCGCAGAAGCTGGAGAGGAG TTAATAGGATCCTTCTACTCTGGGACAGATGGCACTCAGATCGGATCCAGTGTTACCTTACAGCTGCCAAATTGCCTGGGCCACCTCATGCATGTCACATCCAAGGGTGCCCACTATGTCCTCTTTTACACTG GAAAAGGCCTCTTTGGCTACTCGGTGAAGGAGATCTACCGCATGGCTGTACCCTTGCCGGCCCATCCAAGCACCAGCCTGAAGGAGGACCCCCACTGGGAAGCAGCTATTGAGAGCGTCACTCACCAGATCTCCCTACTCAG CTTGAGAGGAATTCGTTCTCTGACCAAGATGACCAGGAAGCCAGGAAGCAACATTTTGGTGACAGGTTCAGCCACATTGGAGCTGGTAGATGGGCAGCACCTGGGCTCCGTGTGGGTCACTGACATCCCCCACATCCTGAG GGAGCCTGTCCTTGGGGCCTACGATCCTGACGAGGTTGATGTTATCCTTGAAAGCCAAGTTTCAGCCAAGAAGAAAATG GTGAAGATTGTGGAGGGCAGCTCCGGGGACATCGAGTGGGAGGTGGAGCTGCTGCACCCAGAGGCAGGGAGCCCCCGTCCGGCTACCCTCCCAACAGCTGATCACAGATCTGCCTTCCTCTTCTGGGGCCGGTaccaagaaaacactaacagGACT GGGTCCCCCGATGAAACCTTGCAGCCACAGGAGCAGCACCTCTACCTGttccacccctccctccccaatgTTCTCCTGGAGATGAGCAACTGCACAGAGCCCATTATTGCCTTTGCAG GGGTCCTTTTTGAGCGGAGCCGACATGCCTGCTACGTACTGCTGACCGGGCCCCAAGTGAGCGGCACTTCCACCGGACATGTGGTGCTCACAAAGCGGAAGCTGAAGGAGGATGTTGCTGGCGGCCGGGTGGTCTGGCTCAGCCAGGTGGCCCAGGACACTGAACAGAACGTCCGGGAGCGGCTCCTCCGGATGAGATACCGCAGCCTCCCGTGA
- the TRAP1 gene encoding heat shock protein 75 kDa, mitochondrial, with protein MGRTALLLLALLRGGGHRCAFPARTPGLRLPRRPSAPAWLSPASRGLRGGSSSQEQEEAPPPPASPDPPPRRLLSRPQSLPGSGSRHEFQAETQKLLDIVARSLYSEKEVFIRELISNGSDALEKLRHKLLSEGKVLPELEIHLETDSKEGTLTIQDTGIGMTREELLSNLGTIAQSGSKAFLDLLENQVETSSRIIGQFGVGFYSTFTVADQVKVFSQSAEPGSPGYCWCSDGSGTFEISEASGVQGGTKIVLHLKEDCKEFASEEHVKKIITKYSNFISFPIYLNGQRINTLQALWMMDPKDIGDWQHKEFYRFIAQAYDEPRYILHYKTDAPLNIRSLFYVPQMKPSTFDVSRELGSSVALYSRKVLILTKATDILPKWLRFLKGVVDSEDIPLNLSRELLQESALIRKLQAVLQQRLIKFFLEQSKRDPEKYAKFFEDYGLFMREGIVTLAEQEVKEDIAKLLRYESSALPAGQLTSLPEYASRMPAGSRSIYYLCAPNRHLAEHSPYYEAMRKKDAEVLFCYEQFDELTLLHLREFDKKKLMSVETDIVVDHYKEEKFEERRPANECLSSQDTEDLLAWMRNALGTRVTTIKVTPRLDTHPAMVTVLEMGAARHFLRMQQLAKTNEERAQILQPTLEINAGHALIKKLNQLRTSQPDLAQLLLDQIYDNAMIAAGLSDDPRPMVSRLNELLVKALEKH; from the exons ATGGGGCGGacggcgctgctgctgctggcgctGCTGCGCGGAGGCGGCCACCGCTGCGCCTTCCCGGCCCGGACCCCCGGCCTCCGCCTCCCGCGCCGCCCCTCCGCCCCGGCCTGGCTCTCGCCCGCCTCCCGGGGCCTCCGgggcggcagcagcagccaggagcaggaggaagcgccgccgccgccagcgAGCCCGGACCCGCCCCCGAGGAGGCTGCTCAGCCGCCCGCAGAGCCTGCCAG gcTCCGGCTCCCGCCACGAGTTCCAAGCCGAGACCCAGAAGCTGCTGGACATCGTGGCCCGCTCGCTCTACTCGGAGAAGGAG GTCTTTATCCGGGAGTTGATCTCGAATGGCAGCGATGCTCTGGAAAAACTACGTCACAAGCTGCTGTCTGAAGGGAAGGTCCTGCCAGAACTGGAGATCCACCTTGAGACAGATTCTAAGGAAGGAACGCTCACCATTCAG GACACAGGGATCGGGATGACCCGGGAAGAGCTTCTTTCCAATCTTGGCACCATCGCTCAGTCTGGCTCCAAG GCATTTCTGGACCTGTTGGAGAACCAGGTAGAGACCAGCAGCAGAATCATCGGCCAGTTTGGAGTGGGCTTCTACTCCACTTTCACGGTGGCTGATCAGGTGAAGGTTTTCTCACAGTCGGCTGAACCAGGCAGCCCTGGCTACTGCTGGTGTTCGGATGG TTCTGGGACCTTTGAAATCTCAGAAGCGTCTGGTGTTCAAGGTGGGACCAAAATAGTTCTCCACCTCAAAGAGGACTGCAAGGAGTTTGCCAGCGAGGAACATGTCAAGA AGATCATCACAAAATACAGCAACTTTATCAGCTTCCCCATCTACCTCAATGGGCAACGCATCAATACCTTGCAG GCCCTCTGGATGATGGATCCTAAAGACATTGGGGACTGGCAGCACAAGGAATTCTACCGTTTCATTGCCCAGGCGTATGATGAGCCACGCTACATCCTCCATTACAAGACTGATGCTCCCCTCAACATCCGCAGCCTTTTCTATGTCCCTCAGATG AAACCTTCCACATTTGACGTCAGTCGGGAGCTGGGTTCCAGTGTGGCCCTCTACAGCCGCAAGGTCCTGATCCTGACTAAAGCCACAGACATCTTGCCCAAGTGGCTGCGCTTCCTAAAAG GAGTTGTGGACAGTGAGGATATCCCCTTGAACCTCAGCCGCGAACTGCTTCAAGAGAGTGCCCTCATCAG GAAGCTGCAAGCCGTCCTGCAGCAGCGGTTGATCAAGTTCTTTCTGGAGCAGAGCAAGAGGGACCCTGAGAAATATGCCAAATTCTTTGAGGACTATGGGCTGTTCATGCGTGAGGGGATCGTCACGCTTGCTGAGCAGGAGGTCAAG GAGGATATCGCTAAGCTGCTACGCTATGAGTCCTCGGCACTTCCTGCTGGGCAGCTGACCAGCCTCCCAGAATATGCCAGCCGGATGCCGGCTGGGAGCAGGAGCATCTATTACTTGTGTGCTCCCAACCGCCACCTGGCTGAACACTCTCCCTACTACGAAGCTATGAGGAAGAAGGATGCCGAG GTGCTCTTCTGTTACGAGCAGTTTGACGAACTGACTCTTCTCCACCTCCGGGAGTTTGACAAGAAGAAACTGATGTCAGTGGAGACAGACATTGTGGTTGACCACTACAAGGAGGAGAAGTTTGAGGAGAGGCGCCCAG CCAATGAGTGCCTGAGCTCCCAGGACACAGAAGACCTCCTGGCCTGGATGAGGAATGCACTGGGCACACGAGTCACCACCATCAAG gtGACTCCACGCCTGGACACACACCCAGCCATGGTCACTGTGCTGGAGATGGGGGCTGCCCGGCACTTCCTGCGCATGCAGCAGCTGGCCAAGACTAATGAGGAGCGGGCCCAGATCCTGCAACCCACACTAGAGATCAATGCGGG gcaTGCTCTGATCAAAAAGCTCAACCAGCTGCGCACCAGTCAGCCTGACCTGGCCCAGTTGCTGCTTGACCAG ATCTATGACAACGCCATGATTGCGGCAGGACTGAGCGATGACCCCCGGCCAATGGTCAGCCGGCTGAACGAGCTCCTTGTCAAAGCCCTGGAGAAGCACTGA